A stretch of DNA from Desulfovibrio gilichinskyi:
CCGCAAAGATCTTGAAGGCAAAAAAGTTGCCATGTATGTCGGTGGATCTTTCAAAGCATTCTCATTGCTCAAAGCATTTCGGCACCTTGGAATGAAAGTCGTTATGGTAGGCTCGCAGACCGGAACCAAGGAAGATTATGAAGAGCTGGCTCAGATTGCTGACCCCGGCACAATTTTAGTCGATGATGCCAACCCGCTGGAACTTTCCGCATTTATCAAGGAAAAAGATGTGGATGTCTTTGTCGGCGGCGTAAAAGAACGCCCTATCGCATTCAAAATGGGTGTCGGCTTCTGCGATCATAACCATGAACGCAAAGAAGCACTTGAAGGGTTCGAAGGAATGTTAAATTTTGCCCGTGAAATTCATTCCTCAGTAATGAGTCCGGTATGGTCATTTGTACCGAGACGCTCCAACCGCAGAAGTAAGATAGTAAAGGAGGCAGGCAATGAGTAACGTTAAAACTAAAGTGGAAAGAGCTAATTTTGTTTCCACCACCAACGCCTGCAAGCTTTGCACGCCACTCGGGGCCTCACTGGCTTTCCGCGGAGTTGAAGGAGCCATCCCGTTCCAGCACGGTTCACAGGGATGCTCAACATATATGAGACGATATATTATCAGTCATTTCCGCGAACCGGTTGATATTGCTTCGTCTGCACTCGGCGAAAAAAATGCCATTTACGGCGGCGGACCGAATCTTAAAAAAGGCATCTTGAATGTCATGAAAAAGTACGATCCGCAGCTTATCGGTATCGCAACAACCTGCCTTACCGAAACCATCGGCGATGACGTTCCAAGAATTCTATTTGAATTCCGCAAGGAATTCGGTGATCTTAACCTGCCTGAATTAGTCAGTGTTTCGACCCCGAGTTACAACGGAACGCACATGGACGGCTGGCATGGAGCTGTATGTTCATTAGTCGAACAGCTCTGCACAGAGCAGGCTGAAAAAGACGGCAGTGTGAACATTCTTCCGAACATGATTTCCTGTGAAGATATTCGTGAACTGCGCGATATTTGTGAAAGATTTGATGTAGAAGCTACTATTTTACCTGACATTTCTGAAACTCTGGACGCTCCGGCACTTGAGGATTATGTAAAAATTCCTACAGGCGGAACCCCGATTAAGAGCATTAAAGAAATGTCAGGAGCCAGTGCGACAATCGAATTCGGTCGCTGCCTTGGAGATAAAACCGGCGGTGTTGCTCTTGAAAAGAAATTCGGAGTCAAAAATTATCGCATAGGCATTCCTATGGGGCTGCGTGAAACAGACGCACTCTTTGATACACTTGAAGAAATAACCGGAACCCCTACTCCGCGTCGTTATGAACTGGAACGCGGTCGTTTGATCGACGCATATGTCGATGGACACAAATATGTTTTTGGAAAGCGCGCAATTGTTTACGGCGAAGAAGATCTGGTGACAGGACTCTGCTCTTTCCTGAGTGAAATAGGAGTCGAAGTTGTGCTCGCCGGAACCGGAGCACGCGGCAAAGGTCTGGCAAAAGCAATTGCTGCTGCAACCGAAGGCGTAGCCAGAAAAATGCCTATAGTTCGCGAAGGCGTAGACTTTCACGACATAGCTGACGAGGCTGAAGAATTGAAACCGGACCTGATGATCGGTCATTCCAAGGGTTATAAATACGCAAAAGCATGGAATATCCCGCTTATCCGCGTAGGTTTCCCGATTCATGACCGTTTCGGAGGTCAGCGCATTCTTCATATCGGATACAGCGGAGCACTCTCACTTTTCGATAAAATCGTAAACTCCGTACTTGAAAAGAAACAGAGCGACAGCGATATCGGCTACGGATACCTGTAAAAAAGTTTAATCAGTAAAATAATCGGGAATTTCACAGTAGGAGCCAAGACAATGAAAGATACAACCAAGCACCCATGCTTCAACAAGGAAACAGCAGGCTCATGCGGCCGTGTACATCTCCCCGTCGCACCTAAGTGTAATATTCAGTGCAACTACTGTAATAGAAAATATGATTGCGTAAATGAATCACGCCCGGGCGTAACCAGCGGAGTGCTGAAGCCGTTTCAGGCCGCAGAATATATGGATCAGGTTCTTACAAAAGAACCGCGTATCACGGTTGCAGGCATCGCCGGCCCCGGTGACCCTTTTGCAAACCCTGCTGAAACACTTGAGACGATGCGTCTGCTCAACAAAAAACATCCGCATCTTCTTTTCTGTCTGTCCTCCAACGGCATGGGCATACTGCCTTATCTGGATGACATCAAAGAACTTGGAGTATCACACGTAACTATTACCATCAGCGCAGTAGACCCTAAAATCGGTGCAAAACTTTATGCATGGGTTAAAGACGGAAATGTTGTGTACCGCGGCGAACAAGGTGCTGAAGTACTCTTAGAACGCCAGCTTGCAGCAATCAAAGGACTTAAGGAACGCGGAATTATCGTTAAAATAAACTCTATCGTTGTTCCCGGTATTAACGAAGACCATCTGGTTGAAGTTGCAAAAGTCGTTTCAGAGCTAGGAGCGGACATCCAGAACATGATTCCCCTTAAGCCGACAGCAGATACTCTTTTTGCAGACGTGAAAGAGCCAGGGCATGAAATAATCGGACCTCTGCGCAAAGAAGCAGGTAAAGTCATCGATCAGATGACGCATTGCAAGCGTTGCCGCGCTGACGCTGTTGGACTTCTCGGTGATGATCAGTCCGCATCTCTTTGCGGAACTCTTCAGGCATGTTCTAAGCTTACTCCGATTGAACCTAAAGCTGCGCGTCCCTACGTTGCTGTTGCCAGCCGTGAAGGAATGCTGATTAATCAGCACTTAGGTGAAGCTAAATCATTTTATATCTGGGGTGAAGGCGAAAATGGAACCTATCGTCTTATAGAAGAACGTCAGGCACCTAAATCCGGCTGCGGTCCGAAACGCTGGGCAGACCTTGCCGCGGCACTTAAAGATTGCCGCGCAGTTTTATGCGCCGCAGTAGGCCAGACACCGCAGCTCGCCCTTGAAGAAAACGGAATCGACTGCCATGTCGTAAGCGGGTTTGTTGAAGATGGATTAACCGCTGTCTACACTTCAGGTGATCTAAGTAAATTAAGCGGTCGCAGAGGCGGAATCGCAGGCGGCTGTTGCACCGGAACAGGTACAAGCTGCGGCTAGGGCTGATCAAAACAATTAATATATTAGCGAATAACCCCGCCGGAATTAATATTCGGCGGGGTTAATTTTTGTAGATATTCTGAGTTAATAATAGCAAATTACTAAAAAAATCCGGCTGGAGATATTCCAGCCGGATTTAAAAATACATATAACTTGCTATAAAATTTTACTTATTCACCGTCTTTCATCCGTCTAAGCCGCGCGCGCCCTTCTGCGATCATGGATTCAAGGCCGTATCTTTTGACTCGATACCCCATCTGACGGGCAGACAAACCTAAAGTATCCGCCGCCTTGTACTGAATCCAGCCGCTTCTTTCGAGTGCTGCAACAACCTCATTACGTTCAACTTCTTTAAGTGAAGTACAGTGAGGAGGTTCGTCACTGTTTTTTTGAGCATCGTGTGAAATTCCATTCTGCACAGGACTCTGCCCCGGTGCGAGATATGATTTCAAAAATTCCAAAGTAATATACTCGCTGTCGGACATGATTACGAGCCGCTCAATAAGATTCTGCATCTCACGAACATTGCCCGGCCAATCATATTTGATCAGAGCGTCCAGAGCAGCCGGCGTAAAAAACATCTGCCGACCGTAATCTTCTGACATTTTCTGGAGAAAATGATTGAGCAAACCTGTAATATCTTCCTTGCGCTCCCTTAAAGGCGGAACCAGAATCGGAAAGATATTTAAGCGATAGTACAAATCAAGCCTGAATTCGTTGCGCTCAACCAGTTCGCCTAGATCTCGGTTTGTTGCCGCCAGAATGCGGACATCAATAGTGCGGGTACGATTTGAGCCGAGCCTTTCAAGCTCTTTTTCCTGCAATACGCGAAGCAGTTTAGCCTGCAGAATCATCGGAAACTCGCCGATTTCATCTAAAAAGATAGTACCGCAATCAGCTTCTTCAAATCGCCCGCTACGAGATCCTGTCGCGCCTGTAAAAGCACCTTTCTCGTAACCGAACAATTCAGATTCCAACAAATTTTCCGGAATAGACGCACAGTTAATTTTAATAAAAGGATGACCTTTTCTATCAGACAGCTCATGAATGATGCGCGCAATTAATGTTTTACCGACACCGGACTCACCAAGCAGCAAAACTGTTGCACGGGTAGGAGACACTTTTTCAATCTGCCTCTGAACCTCCACCATCGCCGAACTTTGCCCAACGATATACGGCCCTTTATTATTCTTAGCTATCTGGTACTTAAGCGAAGTATTTTCACGCTTAAGGACTGCTTCCCGTTCCATAATCTTTTCATTGAGACTTATAAACTGTCCTATGAGAGTCGCGACAATTTTAAGAAAATCTATGTCTTCCTCA
This window harbors:
- a CDS encoding radical SAM protein — translated: MKDTTKHPCFNKETAGSCGRVHLPVAPKCNIQCNYCNRKYDCVNESRPGVTSGVLKPFQAAEYMDQVLTKEPRITVAGIAGPGDPFANPAETLETMRLLNKKHPHLLFCLSSNGMGILPYLDDIKELGVSHVTITISAVDPKIGAKLYAWVKDGNVVYRGEQGAEVLLERQLAAIKGLKERGIIVKINSIVVPGINEDHLVEVAKVVSELGADIQNMIPLKPTADTLFADVKEPGHEIIGPLRKEAGKVIDQMTHCKRCRADAVGLLGDDQSASLCGTLQACSKLTPIEPKAARPYVAVASREGMLINQHLGEAKSFYIWGEGENGTYRLIEERQAPKSGCGPKRWADLAAALKDCRAVLCAAVGQTPQLALEENGIDCHVVSGFVEDGLTAVYTSGDLSKLSGRRGGIAGGCCTGTGTSCG
- a CDS encoding sigma 54-interacting transcriptional regulator, with the translated sequence MYPHLHGLKLSALLAICQAIDQALNLESALDGVLCILSEKLSMQRATVTLHDPETGQLSINASYGLTHEEKQRGVYRLDEGVTGRIFRTKEPYYVPDITKEPLFLDKTGSRKIRRGLISFLGVPILLHGESIGVLNVDRLFEDEVAFEEDIDFLKIVATLIGQFISLNEKIMEREAVLKRENTSLKYQIAKNNKGPYIVGQSSAMVEVQRQIEKVSPTRATVLLLGESGVGKTLIARIIHELSDRKGHPFIKINCASIPENLLESELFGYEKGAFTGATGSRSGRFEEADCGTIFLDEIGEFPMILQAKLLRVLQEKELERLGSNRTRTIDVRILAATNRDLGELVERNEFRLDLYYRLNIFPILVPPLRERKEDITGLLNHFLQKMSEDYGRQMFFTPAALDALIKYDWPGNVREMQNLIERLVIMSDSEYITLEFLKSYLAPGQSPVQNGISHDAQKNSDEPPHCTSLKEVERNEVVAALERSGWIQYKAADTLGLSARQMGYRVKRYGLESMIAEGRARLRRMKDGE
- a CDS encoding nitrogenase component 1, coding for MSNVKTKVERANFVSTTNACKLCTPLGASLAFRGVEGAIPFQHGSQGCSTYMRRYIISHFREPVDIASSALGEKNAIYGGGPNLKKGILNVMKKYDPQLIGIATTCLTETIGDDVPRILFEFRKEFGDLNLPELVSVSTPSYNGTHMDGWHGAVCSLVEQLCTEQAEKDGSVNILPNMISCEDIRELRDICERFDVEATILPDISETLDAPALEDYVKIPTGGTPIKSIKEMSGASATIEFGRCLGDKTGGVALEKKFGVKNYRIGIPMGLRETDALFDTLEEITGTPTPRRYELERGRLIDAYVDGHKYVFGKRAIVYGEEDLVTGLCSFLSEIGVEVVLAGTGARGKGLAKAIAAATEGVARKMPIVREGVDFHDIADEAEELKPDLMIGHSKGYKYAKAWNIPLIRVGFPIHDRFGGQRILHIGYSGALSLFDKIVNSVLEKKQSDSDIGYGYL